In a genomic window of Streptomyces noursei ATCC 11455:
- a CDS encoding glycosyltransferase family 2 protein — protein MAGGPCARPTAGRPGGPATGGDRARRRRARGRRQPPLHRDVHALHRDNAALAELARRRDEFLASASHNLRTPPTSVLSFCDPLADPASGPLGAEQQEFLAAIRRNAERMASVITALLQTSVLREPRRRLEFGAVDVARLVEHAVRDRMPTLTAAGVFTVLRCAPGPVRTGSVGLGGNGQFTRLSALDRIAATERRPWKRGALLEDYELGLHMILAGFRLTHLSDTWVSQEGLPHLRRLLTQRTRWAQGSLQCVRYAPRIVSSRHYSGRGVLETLSTSGQPVAHLVTLGLTVALLVLGGFGALTLGPLGPILAELAIGPFLLWGPVYRRDHAPEASRLTALLWGATRWLYAYHLFVVSARGFVPMLRGRNGWAKTRRNAEPVTDGPVARES, from the coding sequence GTGGCGGGTGGGCCGTGCGCGCGACCGACTGCAGGCCGTCCTGGCGGCCCTGCCACGGGCGGCGATCGTGCAAGGCGGCGACGCGCACGTGGTCGCCGTCAACCGCCGCTTCATCGTGATGTTCACGCGCTGCACCGCGACAACGCGGCACTCGCCGAACTCGCCCGCCGGCGCGACGAGTTCCTCGCCTCCGCCTCGCACAACCTGCGGACCCCGCCGACCTCCGTCCTCAGCTTCTGCGACCCGCTCGCCGACCCGGCCTCCGGCCCGCTCGGCGCCGAGCAGCAGGAGTTCCTCGCCGCGATCCGCCGCAACGCCGAACGGATGGCGTCCGTCATCACCGCGCTGCTGCAGACCTCCGTGCTGCGCGAGCCGCGGCGCCGGCTGGAGTTCGGCGCGGTGGACGTGGCCCGGCTGGTCGAGCACGCGGTGCGGGACCGGATGCCCACTCTGACGGCGGCCGGCGTGTTCACCGTGCTGCGCTGCGCGCCGGGCCCGGTGCGCACCGGATCGGTCGGGCTGGGCGGCAACGGCCAGTTCACCCGGCTGTCCGCCCTCGACCGGATCGCCGCCACCGAGCGCCGCCCCTGGAAGCGGGGCGCCCTGTTGGAGGACTACGAGCTGGGCCTGCACATGATCCTGGCCGGCTTCCGGCTCACCCACCTCTCCGACACCTGGGTCTCCCAGGAGGGCCTGCCGCACCTCCGCCGACTGCTGACCCAGCGCACCCGCTGGGCCCAGGGCAGCCTCCAGTGCGTCCGCTACGCCCCGCGCATCGTCTCCTCCCGCCACTACAGCGGCCGGGGCGTGCTGGAGACGCTCTCCACCTCCGGCCAGCCGGTGGCGCACCTGGTGACGCTGGGACTGACCGTGGCACTGCTGGTGCTCGGCGGATTCGGCGCGCTGACGCTGGGGCCGCTGGGGCCGATCCTGGCGGAGCTGGCCATCGGCCCGTTCCTGCTGTGGGGCCCGGTCTACCGTCGCGACCACGCGCCGGAGGCGTCCCGGCTGACGGCCCTCCTGTGGGGCGCCACCCGGTGGCTGTACGCCTACCACCTCTTCGTGGTGTCGGCCCGCGGGTTCGTGCCGATGCTCCGGGGCCGCAACGGCTGGGCCAAGACCCGGCGCAACGCGGAACCGGTGACGGACGGTCCGGTGGCCCGGGAATCCTGA